From one Culex quinquefasciatus strain JHB chromosome 3, VPISU_Cqui_1.0_pri_paternal, whole genome shotgun sequence genomic stretch:
- the LOC119769136 gene encoding uncharacterized protein K02A2.6-like — translation MGVLEPVDYSDWAAPIVAVRKAQRNADGDPMVRICADYSTGLNAVLEANKYPLPTPDDIFAKLAGSKFFSVIDLLDAYLQMEVEEESQKLLTMNTHKGLFKVKRLPSGVKSAPGAFQKVVDNMLAGQEGAASFLDDVLVFGRTRAEHDRNLEQTLQRIQYFGFRFKIEKCKFYMTEVKYLGHIINQNGIRTDPGKVSAISQMPLPKNLTELRSFLGAVNYPCMGK, via the coding sequence ATGGGAGTGCTGGAGCCGGTCGACTACTCGGACTGGGCGGCACCCATCGTGGCAGTTCGGAAGGCGCAGCGCAACGCAGACGGAGATCCGATGGTCCGCATTTGCGCGGATTACTCGACCGGGTTGAACGCCGTGCTGGAGGCGAACAAGTACCCTCTCCCTACCCCCGACGACATCTTCGCAAAGCTGGCTGGCAGCAAGTTCTTCAGCGTAATTGACCTGTTGGACGCTTATCTGCAGATGGAGGTAGAGGAGGAGTCGCAGAAGCTGTTGACTATGAACACACACAAGGGGCTGTTCAAGGTCAAGCGTCTGCCGTCGGGAGTGAAATCCGCTCCTGGAGCCTTCCAGAAGGTCGTTGACAACATGCTCGCCGGCCAGGAAGGAGCGGCGTCGTTCCTCGACGACGTGCTGGTGTTCGGCCGAACGCGCGCTGAGCACGACCGGAACTTGGAGCAAACACTGCAGCGGATCCAATATTTCGGTTTCCGGTTCAAGATCGAGAAGTGCAAGTTCTACATGACGGAGGTGAAGTACCTGGGCCACATCATCAACCAAAACGGAATCCGCACCGACCCGGGGAAAGTGTCTGCCATCTCGCAGATGCCACTGCCGAAGAACCTCACCGAGCTGCGTTCGTTCTTGGGCGCGGTCAACTACCCgtgcatgggtaaataa
- the LOC119769135 gene encoding uncharacterized protein K02A2.6-like, whose product MHQLRRPIDLLLKKDAKWAWSDDCQRSFERFKDLMLTHYNPTLYIIVAADASQPGIGATIRHRFPDGSEKIIQHASRSLTPAEQAYGQINKEALVLVYAVTKFHRMLLGRRFVLETDHQPLLRIFGSHKGIPTHTSKRLQRLGLVLLCYNFGIDYVSTANFGYADVLSRLIDSAAKPEEEYVIAALYLEDDMSAVLEDSVGNTPVTSKMIAAATARDKVLKKVVQYLEGEWPASASEIDNPDVKAFYHRKESLALTQGCILFSQRVVVPETYRKRILQRLHHGHPGMVRMKSLARSFVYWPHIDKQVEDTVKQCADCTAAARSPPNTPPEAWPTPAGPWQRIHIDYAGPIDGLYFLIIVDAFSRWPEIYPTTTTTARATIQFLRSTFARLGLPMVLVSDNAAQFTCDEFESYCKANGITHILTAPYHPQSNGQAERFVDTVKRGMKKINKGEPLQETLDVFLATYRSTPSGTTK is encoded by the coding sequence ATGCACCAGCTGCGAAGGCCAATCGATCTGCTGCTGAAGAAGGACGCAAAGTGGGCCTGGTCGGACGACTGCCAACGATCATTCGAGCGCTTCAAGGACCTGATGCTGACCCACTACAACCCGACGCTGTACATTATCGTGGCCGCTGACGCTTCGCAACCCGGAATCGGCGCCACAATCCGACATCGTTTCCCTGACGGTTCGGAGAAGATAATCCAGCACGCCTCAAGATCGTTGACACCGGCGGAGCAAGCGTACGGGCAGATCAACAAGGAAGCTCTGGTGCTCGTCTACGCTGTCACGAAGTTTCATCGGATGCTGCTGGGACGACGGTTCGTTCTAGAGACAGACCACCAGCCTCTGCTCCGCATCTTTGGGTCGCACAAGGGAATTCCAACGCACACGTCCAAGCGACTGCAACGACTGGGACTCGTTCTGCTGTGCTACAACTTTGGCATCGACTACGTCTCCACGGCGAACTTCGGGTACGCGGATGTACTCTCCAGACTCATCGATTCGGCGGCCAAGCCGGAGGAGGAGTACGTTATCGCCGCTCTGTACCTCGAGGACGACATGTCGGCGGTCTTGGAAGACTCCGTTGGCAACACACCTGTCACTTCCAAGATGATCGCCGCTGCTACCGCCCGGGACAAGGTGCTCAAGAAAGTGGTCCAATACTTGGAAGGTGAGTGGCCGGCCAGCGCAAGCGAAATCGACAACCCGGACGTGAAGGCGTTCTACCACCGGAAGGAGAGCCTGGCGCTGACTCAGGGCTGCATTCTTTTCAGCCAGCGAGTGGTGGTGCCGGAGACCTACCGAAAGCGGATCCTGCAACGCCTGCACCACGGTCACCCGGGCATGGTCCGGATGAAGAGTCTGGCTCGGAGTTTCGTCTACTGGCCGCACATCGACAAGCAGGTGGAGGACACGGTGAAGCAGTGCGCGGACTGTACTGCAGCTGCAAGATCTCCCCCAAACACTCCACCAGAAGCTTGGCCAACACCAGCGGGACCATGGCAACGCATTCACATTGATTACGCGGGCCCGATCGATGGTCTCTACTTTCTCATCATCGTGGATGCTTTCTCGCGATGGCCTGAGATCTACCCGACGACGACCACGACCGCTAGGGCCACGATCCAGTTTCTTCGAAGCACGTTCGCACGCCTTGGCCTGCCGATGGTACTCGTGTCGGACAACGCTGCTCAGTTCACTTGCGACGAGTTTGAGTCCTACTGCAAAGCGAACGGAATCACCCACATCCTCACCGCGCCCTACCATCCGCAATCGAACGGGCAAGCGGAACGCTTTGTGGACACCGTCAAGCGAGGAATGAAGAAAATCAACAAGGGAGAGCCACTGCAGGAGACACTCGACGTGTTTCTGGCAACGTACAGGTCGACGCCGAGCGGAACAACCAAGTGA